The genomic interval CGTAGAATCAATGGCGTTTACATCAAAAGTTACCGGATCTGCACCAATCATTCCCAATAAAATGGCAATATCAGTACCGTGGCCATGACCTGTTTTTGCAAGAGAACCATAAAGCAATATTTTTACTTGTTCAACACCACTTAAAAGGTCTTTACTTGCTAATGAAGCCGTAAATTGCTGGGCAGCCCTCCAGGGGCCAAGGGTATGTGAACTTGACGGGCCTATCCCGATTTTAAAAATATCAAATACGGAGATCTGTTCTCTATGCATAATGCAAAGCTAAATAGTTTAATACGAATTCAAGGAGGTTAGAACTGAAATTCAAGAATTTTTTCATCTTGTAACATATGGTCGACAAATAGCTTGTGGTTTTTGGGTGAACCTACCGCAATCCAGGTTCCACTGATAATCCCTTCGGACATGCGCTGCTGACCACGGCTTAATTTTAAACGCGCAATTTTGAAATGTTCCTCATAGCTATCCAGTCCTTCATTTTCGTATTTCTTTACAATCTTATATTCTCTGGAAGAGGAGCGGTTTTGCACGAATTCTTCTACATAAGGGAAGAAAACAAGTGCCAGTAAAACAACGATGGTTACGCCGATAGATTGCTCAGAATAACCAGCACCTACAGCCATACCTATCGCAGCTACAATCCAGATTACACAGGCAGTAGTTAATCCTCTGACCCGGTTTTCCTCTTTGAAAATTACACCTGCACCCAGAAACCCGATTCCGGTCACAATATTAGAAGCGATACGGTCCTGGCTTCCTGCGCCAA from Pedobacter sp. WC2423 carries:
- a CDS encoding MgtC/SapB family protein, with amino-acid sequence MEEFIEGNHFLTQSEVYKFLLTILLCGLIGIERELRAKQAGLKTMIMIGLGSTLFTILSIKIGAGSQDRIASNIVTGIGFLGAGVIFKEENRVRGLTTACVIWIVAAIGMAVGAGYSEQSIGVTIVVLLALVFFPYVEEFVQNRSSSREYKIVKKYENEGLDSYEEHFKIARLKLSRGQQRMSEGIISGTWIAVGSPKNHKLFVDHMLQDEKILEFQF